The following are from one region of the Gammaproteobacteria bacterium genome:
- the rpoE gene encoding RNA polymerase sigma factor RpoE, translating to MGDREIDQQLVERVQGGDKHAFDLLVIKYQRKLARLLSQFIRDAAEVEDVTQEAFIKAYRALPSFRGDSAFYTWLYRIGINTAKNFLVSQGRKLPTLQGFDNEDAEDFEDSGLLREMNTPESELMSQEIAQTVNQTLDSLPEELRTAIVLREIDGLSYEEIANIMSCPIGTVRSRIFRAREAISEQLRPLLGTSKDKRW from the coding sequence ATGGGTGATCGGGAGATCGATCAACAGCTAGTAGAACGAGTTCAAGGCGGAGATAAGCATGCATTTGATCTACTAGTCATTAAATATCAACGAAAGCTGGCACGTTTGCTATCGCAATTTATACGTGATGCAGCCGAGGTTGAGGATGTTACGCAAGAAGCCTTTATTAAGGCGTATAGAGCATTACCTTCATTTCGTGGAGATAGTGCTTTTTATACGTGGTTGTATCGGATTGGTATCAATACAGCAAAGAATTTTCTGGTGTCTCAGGGGCGTAAGCTGCCGACATTGCAAGGATTCGATAATGAAGATGCTGAGGATTTTGAGGATAGCGGTTTGCTGAGGGAAATGAATACGCCTGAAAGTGAACTGATGAGCCAAGAAATTGCTCAAACAGTAAATCAGACGTTGGATTCATTGCCTGAAGAATTGCGCACAGCAATTGTATTGAGAGAGATTGATGGATTAAGTTATGAAGAAATTGCCAATATTATGAGTTGTCCCATAGGGACTGTACGTTCACGTATATTCCGTGCACGTGAAGCGATATCCGAACAGTTGCGTCCTTTGCTAGGGACAAGTAAAGA
- a CDS encoding DUF502 domain-containing protein — protein MSTESNHEQHAPRSAHLGRYILIGFLTVAPLWVTWLVFDFLLNLLAQIGDPLLKGMARAVRPFSDTTASWLLDSHFQQAVAALLTIMSLYGIGLLASFVIGKKVIGIYENILARLPLVQTIYGATKRFLHTVSQPPVTGQRVVLISFPSSEMKAVGFITKVMTDKSSGKKLAAVYVPTAPNPTSGYIEILPMENVILTDWTTEEAMTFVVTGGTNAPENLNFSNDKPQAPAEQKQ, from the coding sequence ATGTCAACAGAAAGTAATCATGAGCAACACGCACCACGTTCTGCTCACCTAGGCCGCTATATTCTTATAGGCTTTCTTACGGTGGCACCGCTATGGGTGACGTGGCTGGTATTTGATTTTTTATTGAATTTGTTGGCGCAGATTGGCGATCCTCTGCTAAAAGGAATGGCGCGGGCGGTCCGGCCGTTCTCGGATACCACGGCCAGTTGGTTGCTCGACTCTCATTTTCAGCAAGCTGTAGCTGCGTTACTAACGATCATGAGTCTCTATGGCATCGGCTTGTTGGCATCCTTTGTGATTGGCAAGAAAGTCATCGGTATTTATGAAAATATTCTGGCAAGATTGCCCTTGGTGCAAACAATCTACGGGGCTACTAAGCGTTTCCTGCACACCGTCAGTCAACCGCCCGTAACCGGGCAGCGTGTTGTGCTGATCAGTTTTCCGTCGTCAGAAATGAAAGCAGTCGGGTTTATCACGAAAGTCATGACGGATAAAAGTAGCGGAAAAAAGCTTGCCGCTGTTTATGTGCCGACCGCACCCAATCCGACATCCGGTTATATCGAAATCCTGCCGATGGAAAATGTGATCTTGACGGATTGGACGACCGAAGAAGCGATGACGTTTGTTGTAACGGGCGGCACTAATGCCCCTGAGAATTTGAATTTTTCTAACGATAAGCCGCAAGCACCGGCTGAGCAGAAACAATAA
- the nadB gene encoding L-aspartate oxidase — protein sequence MSHNNFDTLIIGSGLAGFTLALHIAQYKKVCIVTKQTTDSGASSWAQGGIAAALSDNDSPSKHVQDTLIAGAGLCDAEITRYVAENAANAIHWLISQGVIFTSDRTSETGYHLTKEGGHSIRRIVHSGDATGKAVQQALIEKIRNHPNISVLEHHIAIDLITSDKLPDYINPKHKRCFGAYVLDKKKDKVLTFTAQNTVLATGGASKVYLYTTNPDTATGDGIAMGWRAGCRIANMEFIQFHPTCLYHPHAKSFLISEAVRGEGGLLKLPNGERFMPHHDQRAELAPRDIVARAIDFEMKKRGLDCVYLDISHKPASFLKEHFPTIYARCLELGIDITREPIPVVPAAHYTCGGVITDKHGKTDLDNLYAIGETAHTGLHGANRLASNSLLECLVLAQAAGNDIVNQPMNGLPELPEWDESRVTDADEEIVIAHNWDELRRFMWNYVGIVRTTKRLQRAQHRIALLHEEINEYYINFRVSSDLLELRNLVDSADLIVRSAMLRHESRGLHYSKDYPDTLPVAQDTILQREI from the coding sequence ATGTCTCATAACAATTTCGATACGCTGATTATCGGCAGCGGACTGGCCGGGTTTACACTGGCACTGCATATAGCGCAATACAAAAAGGTCTGCATTGTAACCAAACAAACCACTGATTCAGGCGCCAGCTCATGGGCACAAGGAGGCATCGCGGCGGCACTGTCGGATAATGACTCTCCATCAAAACATGTACAAGATACGTTAATCGCCGGAGCCGGTTTATGTGATGCAGAAATCACCCGGTATGTCGCTGAAAATGCAGCGAACGCAATACATTGGCTGATAAGCCAAGGTGTAATTTTCACCAGCGATCGTACTAGTGAAACGGGATATCACCTCACAAAAGAGGGTGGACACAGTATAAGACGCATCGTGCATAGCGGTGATGCCACGGGAAAGGCTGTACAACAAGCTTTAATCGAGAAAATACGAAACCATCCGAACATTTCGGTATTGGAACATCATATCGCGATTGATTTAATCACCAGCGACAAATTACCGGACTATATAAATCCGAAGCATAAGCGCTGCTTTGGCGCTTATGTTCTCGACAAGAAAAAAGACAAGGTGCTGACATTTACCGCGCAAAATACCGTACTCGCAACCGGGGGAGCCAGCAAAGTCTATCTCTATACGACTAACCCGGACACAGCCACAGGTGACGGCATTGCTATGGGCTGGCGTGCAGGTTGCCGGATCGCCAATATGGAATTCATCCAATTTCATCCGACTTGTCTTTATCATCCTCATGCAAAATCATTTTTAATCAGTGAAGCCGTCCGCGGTGAAGGCGGCTTATTAAAATTACCCAATGGTGAGCGCTTCATGCCGCACCATGACCAACGCGCCGAACTGGCACCTCGTGATATTGTCGCCCGCGCCATCGACTTTGAAATGAAGAAACGAGGACTGGATTGCGTCTATCTGGATATATCGCACAAACCCGCTAGTTTTTTAAAAGAACATTTTCCCACCATTTATGCCCGTTGCCTGGAATTGGGAATCGACATTACCCGGGAACCGATCCCTGTCGTCCCGGCGGCGCACTATACCTGCGGCGGGGTAATTACGGACAAGCACGGCAAAACCGATCTGGATAATCTATACGCCATCGGCGAAACAGCCCATACCGGATTACACGGCGCCAACCGCTTAGCCAGTAACTCGCTGCTGGAATGCTTGGTTCTGGCGCAAGCGGCTGGGAACGATATCGTCAATCAACCCATGAACGGACTCCCCGAACTTCCCGAATGGGATGAAAGCCGGGTTACGGATGCGGATGAAGAGATTGTTATTGCACATAACTGGGATGAATTGCGCCGTTTCATGTGGAATTATGTCGGTATAGTGCGCACAACCAAACGGCTGCAGCGCGCGCAACACCGTATTGCACTCTTACACGAAGAAATCAATGAATATTACATAAACTTCCGCGTCAGCAGCGATTTGTTAGAGTTGCGTAACCTTGTCGACAGTGCCGACCTTATCGTGCGATCCGCCATGCTGCGCCATGAAAGCCGGGGATTGCACTATAGCAAGGATTACCCGGATACATTACCGGTGGCACAAGATACAATACTGCAGAGGGAAATTTAA
- a CDS encoding dynamin family protein, giving the protein MSHSSTQINKYLKSLQKHLADEHPDNPTLANAVKSFRKMDYVGHSMGLLNKDESYATCVTWWPMIAVLGTFSAGKSTYINSYLDMKLQRTGNQAVDDKFTVICYSRHNEAKTLPGIALDADPRFPFFQISRSIEEISEAGQERIDAYLQLKTCPSENIRGKILIDSPGFDADNQRASTLRLTQHIINLSDLVLVFFDARHPEPKAMQDTLAYLVSASVNRADANKFLYILNQIDVTAQEDNPEEVVSAWQRSLAEVGLVTGRFYRIYNPAAAVPIANPHIKERFEKKREEDMADINARMHQIEVERSYRIVGKLEQTAKGIKNQIVNKLSDMLKKWKSKVVLFDGLAFGTLAVLAGTALTMNESWGALKTFPEELMRGEISAIAIASFLLLSIICIHFCIRRAVANKLLKNLANEIGNDHEAYKQYMQAFNKSTAAYRPMLLSGPAGWNDVAQQTIDEIINEANDYIQALNDQFTNPSGNGGENSQV; this is encoded by the coding sequence ATGTCACATAGCTCAACACAAATTAACAAGTATCTTAAGAGTTTACAAAAGCACTTAGCTGATGAGCATCCGGATAATCCAACGCTGGCCAATGCAGTAAAAAGTTTCAGAAAAATGGACTATGTTGGCCACAGCATGGGGTTACTCAACAAAGATGAATCTTATGCAACCTGTGTGACATGGTGGCCTATGATCGCCGTATTGGGCACTTTTTCCGCCGGTAAGTCGACCTATATCAATTCCTATCTGGATATGAAACTGCAACGCACCGGCAATCAGGCTGTCGACGATAAATTCACAGTCATTTGCTACAGTCGCCATAATGAAGCAAAGACGCTACCCGGCATCGCGCTGGATGCCGATCCCCGTTTCCCGTTTTTCCAAATCAGCCGCAGTATCGAAGAAATCTCGGAGGCTGGACAAGAACGCATTGATGCTTACCTGCAGCTGAAAACCTGCCCATCCGAAAACATTCGCGGAAAAATCCTGATCGATTCTCCCGGCTTCGATGCCGACAATCAACGCGCATCGACGCTGCGCTTGACCCAACATATCATTAACTTGTCCGATCTCGTACTGGTATTTTTTGATGCGCGCCACCCCGAACCGAAAGCCATGCAGGACACACTGGCTTATTTGGTATCGGCCAGCGTTAACCGAGCCGATGCGAACAAATTCCTATATATTTTGAATCAGATCGATGTCACGGCGCAGGAAGACAATCCGGAAGAAGTTGTTTCCGCATGGCAACGCTCTCTGGCGGAAGTGGGTCTTGTCACCGGGCGGTTCTACCGCATTTATAACCCCGCCGCGGCTGTTCCGATTGCCAACCCACATATCAAAGAACGTTTCGAGAAAAAACGCGAAGAAGACATGGCCGATATCAATGCAAGAATGCATCAAATCGAAGTTGAGCGCTCGTATCGCATTGTCGGAAAATTAGAACAGACAGCCAAAGGCATCAAAAATCAGATCGTCAACAAGCTTTCCGATATGTTGAAAAAATGGAAAAGCAAGGTGGTTTTATTTGACGGTCTGGCTTTCGGCACATTGGCGGTTCTGGCAGGGACCGCTCTCACCATGAATGAATCCTGGGGTGCTCTCAAAACATTCCCGGAAGAACTCATGCGAGGTGAAATTTCGGCAATTGCTATTGCCTCGTTTCTGCTGCTTAGCATTATTTGCATCCATTTTTGCATCCGCCGCGCGGTCGCCAATAAGTTGCTGAAAAACCTGGCCAATGAAATCGGCAATGATCACGAAGCCTACAAGCAATATATGCAGGCATTCAATAAAAGTACTGCCGCATACCGCCCAATGCTCCTAAGCGGACCTGCAGGCTGGAATGATGTCGCACAACAAACAATCGATGAAATCATCAACGAAGCCAATGATTATATTCAAGCATTAAACGATCAATTCACGAATCCATCGGGTAACGGGGGCGAAAACTCACAAGTTTGA
- the dksA gene encoding RNA polymerase-binding protein DksA, translating to MPKELQSKQVTPYEPKAGEEYMGPDQLMHFRKILEDMKVELGQDIDRAVHTMQDEATVFADPNDRASQESDMTLELRNRDRERKLIKKIDEIIGKIDSGDYGYCESCGIEIGLKRLEARPTATLCIDCKTLDEMREKQIAK from the coding sequence ATGCCAAAAGAGCTACAGAGTAAACAAGTGACTCCCTATGAGCCAAAAGCAGGCGAAGAGTATATGGGTCCTGATCAGCTAATGCATTTTCGTAAGATACTGGAAGATATGAAAGTTGAGTTAGGGCAGGATATTGATCGTGCAGTTCATACGATGCAGGATGAGGCGACGGTTTTTGCCGATCCTAACGATCGCGCCAGTCAGGAATCCGATATGACGCTCGAACTGCGTAATCGTGACCGGGAGCGTAAGCTTATCAAGAAAATTGATGAAATCATTGGCAAGATCGATTCCGGGGATTATGGTTATTGTGAAAGCTGCGGTATCGAAATTGGTTTAAAGCGCCTCGAAGCACGGCCGACCGCAACACTCTGCATTGATTGCAAAACATTGGATGAGATGCGTGAGAAGCAAATAGCTAAATAG
- a CDS encoding folate-binding protein YgfZ: MNPAWQTYLREHHAVIDNSGVTHFGNITAELQDTQTTTVMADLSHHSLIRFSGEDAKAFLQNQLTCDIREINPHKAQYGSYCSPKGRILATLLLWQQDDDLIMQLPARLSAAIQKRLSMYVLRAKVKLTDASDDLIRIGIAGPNAITLIENITGSPSGFSQSLQVIHNKEISVLYLSQQCIELITSIEHAPALWQRLNQQAKPVGADCWDWLTIASGIPVILPETQEMFLPQMVNLDAIGGVSFKKGCYPGQEIVARTQYLGKLKRRMFLAHISTTQTITAGDALYSSDMEDQSSGNIVNAAVAPQGGFDVLAVIQQSSVDSGQIHWQSLQGPLLEIKSLPYPLPD, from the coding sequence ATGAACCCAGCTTGGCAAACCTATTTACGTGAACATCACGCCGTTATTGACAATAGTGGCGTGACTCATTTCGGTAATATCACAGCAGAACTGCAAGATACTCAAACAACCACTGTCATGGCTGATCTTTCGCATCACAGTTTAATTCGTTTTTCCGGGGAAGATGCAAAAGCCTTTTTGCAAAACCAGCTCACTTGCGATATCCGGGAAATCAATCCGCACAAGGCGCAATACGGCAGTTACTGTTCCCCTAAGGGTCGGATTCTGGCAACCCTTCTGCTCTGGCAGCAGGACGACGATCTTATAATGCAATTGCCTGCCCGTTTATCCGCCGCCATTCAAAAGCGATTATCGATGTATGTATTGCGCGCGAAAGTTAAATTGACCGATGCCAGCGATGATTTGATCCGCATCGGCATCGCAGGCCCAAACGCCATCACACTGATCGAAAACATCACCGGCTCTCCAAGCGGCTTCAGTCAATCTTTACAAGTCATTCATAATAAAGAAATCAGCGTTCTTTATCTTTCTCAGCAATGCATCGAATTGATCACTTCAATTGAACATGCCCCCGCGCTCTGGCAGCGTCTCAATCAACAGGCCAAACCGGTTGGCGCCGATTGCTGGGATTGGTTAACAATCGCATCCGGGATCCCGGTTATCTTGCCTGAAACTCAGGAAATGTTTCTGCCGCAAATGGTCAATCTGGATGCAATCGGCGGTGTCAGTTTTAAAAAGGGCTGCTATCCGGGTCAGGAAATTGTGGCGCGCACGCAATATCTCGGCAAACTCAAACGCCGCATGTTTTTGGCGCATATCAGCACGACACAAACAATCACCGCGGGCGATGCACTCTATAGCAGCGATATGGAAGATCAATCCAGCGGTAACATTGTCAATGCAGCAGTAGCACCACAAGGCGGCTTTGATGTCCTGGCCGTAATCCAGCAAAGCAGTGTCGACAGCGGCCAAATTCATTGGCAATCGCTGCAAGGCCCATTGCTGGAAATTAAATCGCTGCCCTACCCGTTACCGGACTAA
- the pnp gene encoding polyribonucleotide nucleotidyltransferase: MKPIKKSITYGRHQLTLETGEIARQSHGAVMVTMDDTVVLVTVVGAKNIKPGQDFFPLTVDYQERSYAAGRIPGSFFKREGRPSEKETLTSRLIDRPIRPLFPEGFYNEVQVVATVMSADNEIDPDIPSIIGTSAALILSGIPFDGPLGAARVGYINNEYVLNPTTSELKDTQLNLVVAGTQHAVLMVESDAIELSEEVMLGAVTFGHEQMQVVINAINEFADEAGVTAWDWTPPEKDVAFEEKVTSLAEADLRQAYKIKQKQARTEAIEAISERISVELGVDTEGGPDLQSFKEAFFTLESKIVRNQILDGEPRIDGRGTRTVRPIIIRNGVLPRTHGSALFTRGETQALAIATLGTARDEQKIDSLQGDYNDRFMLHYNMPPYATGEIGRVGTPKRREIGHGRLAKRALVAVLPTPEEFGYSLRVVSEITESNGSSSMASVCGGCLALMDAGVPLKAHVAGIAMGLIKDGNRFAVLTDILGDEDHLGDMDFKVAGTEKGITALQMDIKIQGITKEIMHAALIQAHEGRMHILQIMKQALPSTREDISVHAPRIIKLKINPEKIRDVIGKGGAVIRTLTEETGTTIDITDDGQVTIACVNAEGGELAKKRIEDITAEVEVGKIYDGVVLKLLDFGAIVSVLPGKDGLLHISQIANERVSNVSDHLSEGQQVRVKVLEADDKGRLRLSMKAVAADDGGSTDPVTEES, from the coding sequence TTGAAACCTATTAAAAAGAGCATTACCTATGGGCGCCACCAACTCACACTGGAAACAGGTGAAATAGCAAGACAATCACACGGCGCCGTAATGGTCACAATGGATGATACAGTAGTGCTTGTTACCGTAGTTGGTGCAAAAAATATAAAACCCGGACAAGATTTTTTCCCACTCACAGTTGATTATCAAGAAAGATCTTATGCTGCAGGTAGAATACCGGGCAGCTTCTTCAAGCGGGAAGGCCGTCCTTCCGAGAAGGAAACATTGACCTCCCGGCTAATCGACCGCCCCATTCGCCCGCTCTTTCCCGAAGGCTTCTATAATGAAGTGCAAGTCGTGGCCACGGTCATGTCGGCCGACAACGAGATCGATCCCGATATTCCTTCCATTATTGGCACTTCCGCCGCACTGATTCTTTCCGGTATTCCGTTTGATGGCCCACTCGGTGCAGCACGGGTCGGTTATATCAACAATGAATACGTCTTAAATCCCACCACTTCCGAACTGAAAGACACGCAATTGAACCTGGTCGTTGCAGGTACGCAGCACGCCGTCCTGATGGTCGAATCGGATGCCATTGAGCTTTCAGAAGAAGTCATGCTGGGTGCGGTAACGTTTGGTCATGAGCAGATGCAAGTCGTCATCAATGCGATAAACGAATTTGCTGATGAAGCCGGTGTCACCGCTTGGGATTGGACACCACCGGAAAAAGATGTTGCATTTGAAGAAAAAGTTACCAGTCTGGCGGAAGCCGATTTGCGGCAAGCCTACAAAATCAAACAGAAACAGGCACGAACCGAAGCGATTGAAGCAATCAGCGAACGCATTTCTGTCGAGCTTGGTGTAGATACCGAGGGCGGTCCCGATCTTCAATCATTCAAGGAAGCCTTTTTCACGCTGGAATCAAAAATTGTGCGTAACCAAATCCTGGATGGCGAGCCCCGCATTGATGGCCGCGGCACACGAACTGTCCGGCCTATTATCATTCGCAATGGCGTGCTGCCGCGCACTCATGGCTCAGCGCTGTTTACACGGGGTGAAACTCAGGCATTAGCAATTGCAACGCTTGGTACCGCACGTGACGAACAAAAAATCGATTCACTACAGGGTGATTATAACGACCGGTTCATGTTGCATTACAATATGCCTCCCTACGCCACTGGAGAAATCGGTCGCGTCGGCACACCTAAACGCCGTGAAATCGGTCACGGCCGTCTTGCCAAGCGCGCCCTTGTCGCCGTACTGCCCACACCTGAAGAATTCGGTTATTCACTACGTGTCGTATCGGAAATTACCGAATCCAACGGCTCCAGTTCCATGGCATCCGTTTGCGGCGGCTGTCTCGCGCTGATGGATGCAGGTGTCCCGCTCAAAGCGCATGTTGCCGGTATCGCCATGGGCCTGATCAAAGATGGTAATCGTTTTGCTGTACTGACGGATATTCTGGGTGACGAAGATCATCTCGGTGACATGGATTTTAAAGTGGCAGGCACCGAGAAAGGCATTACCGCATTGCAAATGGATATCAAGATTCAAGGTATTACCAAAGAAATCATGCATGCGGCACTGATACAAGCACATGAAGGGCGGATGCATATTCTGCAGATTATGAAACAAGCATTGCCATCAACCCGGGAAGACATTTCAGTGCATGCACCGCGTATCATCAAGCTGAAAATCAATCCGGAAAAAATCCGTGATGTGATCGGTAAAGGCGGTGCCGTGATACGAACGCTAACGGAGGAAACCGGCACCACCATTGACATCACCGATGACGGTCAGGTGACGATTGCGTGTGTCAATGCGGAAGGCGGTGAATTGGCCAAAAAACGCATTGAAGACATTACCGCAGAAGTGGAAGTGGGAAAAATTTACGATGGCGTGGTGCTGAAATTACTTGATTTTGGCGCTATTGTCAGTGTACTCCCTGGAAAAGACGGTTTATTGCATATTTCGCAAATTGCCAATGAACGCGTCAGCAATGTTTCCGATCATCTGAGCGAAGGTCAGCAAGTTCGCGTAAAAGTACTGGAAGCTGATGACAAAGGAAGATTGCGTTTAAGCATGAAAGCCGTAGCAGCCGATGATGGTGGTAGCACCGATCCCGTTACGGAAGAGTCCTAA
- the rpsO gene encoding 30S ribosomal protein S15, which yields MSVTIDQKAQIVRDYQRAEGDTGSPEVQIALLTTRINDLIGHFKTHVKDHHSRRGLLRMVGRRRKLLDYLKNRNADTYQTLIERLGLRK from the coding sequence ATGTCAGTTACAATCGACCAAAAAGCACAGATAGTGCGCGACTATCAAAGAGCCGAAGGGGATACTGGCTCTCCAGAAGTTCAGATTGCACTTTTAACAACCCGAATCAATGATTTGATCGGACACTTCAAAACACATGTCAAGGATCATCACTCTCGTCGCGGTCTGTTACGTATGGTAGGTCGCCGCCGCAAGTTGCTTGATTATTTAAAAAATCGTAACGCCGATACTTACCAGACGCTGATTGAACGTCTCGGCTTACGCAAGTAA